Genomic DNA from Apis mellifera strain DH4 linkage group LG6, Amel_HAv3.1, whole genome shotgun sequence:
acttttacttttattgttataattatctattcatCACATCAAATATTATGTATCTCCAATAGTTTCTGTGactgtttatataaaacatttgatattttctagccaatattatattacttttgtgaaaatatatctctCAATAACTTTTCTctcaataaacaatttatttttataatttaaagatattaaaaaaggaaattattcataattgatttttatcatgttttataaatttctatatgattcgtatattattagtatcattatagagaataatattcatttttactcgaatatttttagttgAAAACACGTACAAATTgtcctttataattttaattttattttaaattgcgcttgatcaataaaatattttattatatttggaaatatcaTACATTTAAGCCACTTAATCCTGGCAATATCTAAGaggtgtattaaaaaaaaatttatttaccatttctataattataaacttttcgttagtataattttttttaacattataatcatgttataatcattaataatatatttaattgacgAGTTttgtaattagatatttttagagattattaattttgagattatttttgcattccagaaataatttgtaaaagtttcacgtaaaattttcatttgtattatattattaaactcgttgcaataattatacaataattatgtaatcgTGTGGAAATACGCTGATATTTTTAGTTGGAATTTTCGTAATGATATTATCAATGTCATTAGTCAACGcagtcatatatatttttacgtcgCTGccttattgtatttttattttccgcctttaaattttaaaatttatattgatgttttttttttttttttacgatgtaACTCCTTAAATAGCTTGATTTTTGTTGCTTTCATAGTATTTCATTTATAGCTAAAAGCGCTTATTAATTCAACGATGTCGTTTAAAGTATCGATCCTTCGTTTCTGAATCATGgctgaaaatgaaagaagcatttttttttttcattttttttttttttttttgaatatgaaaaatcaaaatgtttACATTCGGTAATTTGCTCGATAATGTAAAGTTggaagttatttttataatttttactaacttttaaattttgataatttattccttctttttttttttttttttttttttcgttatattttgCAGAATAAACGAAAGTTTTAATGAGAGTACgacaaattttgtttttcttcatatgtaaaacataattattataattttttgctgAATCAGAAACGAGGGGAACGTTTCAGCATATTTTTCAGACATTCAAGGAGAaacttttatatgtatttttgtataatgtgATATAGTGAgtgataaaaatggaaaataatttgaatggaaaatatcatgttaaacattttacaatagattgtgatttattaaaacaaattgcatttatatatatttatatatttattaaatgttttaacaatataataatataataaataataaattatttacattttttttctataaaaaataataaaatgtcggctaatatttgtgaatatatattctgcaatttatgaatataaatatggtTTTTCACTTTtagtatttatatgtatattaagtcacattatatgaaatgttttgatttttctgaaaaacaaatttttttctatcatttcaaaattaacatctaatatttatgtcaaatattttagtataCACATAGtagtataaatacaatttttaataaatcacaatacaattattttctttttcattactCATATTtgggaaatatataaataaaaaaataaatatataaaaatggatatataaataaatagaaaaataaataaataaacaaatgataataaaattatgaaaataaactaataaatatatatattaatgaataaataaatctaaaaataagtggaaaaatgaataaataaatcactaAACAAAACTTGAActgaataaatatgtaaataagtaaatgtaatgataaataaatattaattaaaaaataaaataaataaaatattatacatgataacaatattaaatattaattaatggaataaattttataaatacatgtgatcaaaaattgtttataaattatttattacgttgtaaaaatttgatgaaaaatatcataatatcgatatttttttaaagaggtaAGATAAGAAATTTCTCGATCGCGACTTGCCTCGTTTTTATTATCAGTCACTTGTCGCGAAATTTGTCGAAAACATTCGTAATTTATCGATCGTGTCGATTTGAGAAATATAGtgatcaatattttaacaatttttagatttttattgttaatttatccaGATAACAATGGAATTACTTATGatggtaaatataataattaaaataaatttttactaattaaaatcaaatttattgtttcatagtattaatttttgatttataactatgtggaaatattttaatgcaatCTCAGTGatcaataatgtaataatttttagatttttattgttaatttatgcaCGTAACAATTTgatactaaatatattaagtaatagatatttttataaattaaaattagactttatgatattaattttcaatttataaaaatattttaatattattttgtgcgaaaaataattataaagccacaagtatatttaatttaatgcatttttatttttatctttagtgcatataataatttttctttacaataataataaaaatttaccatgtaattaaatttgaaatataatataattttcacgaaagaaaaatgatttttatattatattcattttattgaatattaatttataattaatataatattacacgaTTCGATAATCCTTGCTTTTTACTCCTTAGAACCGTGATTATATTTGATCTTtctctattatatttcaatcaatatctttattaaaaattataataaataaatacattttcaaaagttgtttcaagattggaaaaataaatctttttatattatgttaaaattttgtataatattacaattttatagaaCAACAATTATAATAGCCAATGTGAATatagaaacaaattaataaatgaaattgaatagaaagataaaaataaaatttaattaaaaaattaaaactagttaaagatttaaagtaaattaaaagaataaacaaatgaatgaataaatgaatgaagatttaaattaataaataaatttataaacaaatgttTAAGTAAATGAAACAGtaagcaaaatattataaatatataaatgtattaattaaaaaataaaattaataaacaataaatatataataatacataataataatattttatacttattttatttaattttattaatacgtttttaattattattaatatataaatgttaatttcgaattttatgaacttttatgaacaattaaaaatttttgctgtgttataaaaattagttgtaaagtattatataattctacttTATTTATCAGGTAAAAAGTATGTAAGACAtttcttcgtatttttcttatttttctttgttctttctatttttttgctttaaaGAACCTTCGAGGAAGGGGCACACAATCTACGATTGactatcgatatatatttatatattatagaataaaattatgaaaagtcatttctttcttatatcacgtctatctatatttttttctgcttAAATTCCatcaaatatttgcatttaattaaacaatatctCTCGATGTAAGATATTCATTTGActtctacaaatatatatctattctttatttctttttttcgtttctatgTGAGacatttacattatttgtGTTTCATTTCCTATCATTGATCCAATGTAATATAGtcaattcttttataacattttgaaaacataattttaataaaaacatctttgcaaaaattgcgataattttatttcatacgatatttttattatataattttcatatctatGAAAATCTTATCAAATCTTTGATATCTATAGATAATATTCGATCACTCAttctataaaatctataaatttttatatttttcgatatctgTCTTGTTTCTGCATCAActcaaataaatatgtaaaatgtatTCTTCAACTTTTCATTGCGAATTCAGTTAGTTTCAGTAAAaactattctaatttttccaaaatatttaagatgttccaactaaaaagttattttaaaagacgaatatttttaactgtaTCATTTAACtcttataataatgttaataattcgaatgaaTAGATTTTCAATATACAGATGctatacaaattttgaaaactatcaattattaattttattatattttataaaaattatattattataaaaatatcgatgatttgaatattttttttttataattttatttgaatataatgcaCATAAGAAGTTTTgaacaaaatcaaataatattttttgatttttcgattaaatcgtAAAGCaaaggattaataaatatggacAATCTTcatgaatatttctattacattatttttaatatttcctttatattcgtctatattttgtattttaaatcttgtttaatttcttaaacaaGATTTCTTctgtttatgaaaataattattaaaatagttagATTTGGAGAATGGATAGTCTATAATTATAGTttgtcattatttatttatttcttatatatattcgtttgaaTATTCCATTTGtaagaatacaaaatataaataaaataaatttgtgaaaaaaaggaaaggaagctgaaaaaaatgagacaatattattaaattattaaagcagatgaaatataatttacattattctcGAATACaacataattttacaaagCTTTACGTAATTTTGTATTCCTTTATTttgtatagattttaaaaatgtcatagtcaattatattatcacaTCCAATAAagtagtttttttctttctatatgaGGAAATATTTTGTCGTATATTCACTTAAGAAATTACTTACTATACGATTTTGACAAcgtagaataaattaaacatgtTATAAGAGGATTGACtgtatttcttttcatctctTTCATCAGCCATTTttgtatagaataaatttgatacaaaatttttgatatatctatgttttatttttgtgaaaagtATATTCTACATTTGGTAAAGTCATATTTgggatttgataattttacattgataaaattaattgaaaacttttaagattaatttaatggtTCGTTTTACGTGATATTTGTTACAGTCATGATATCATGAATCGAGTAATAGTATAATACTGATAATCTCACAATCAGTACTTCTAAAATAGCATGTTAGTCATATTGTAAATCAATCAGTGAACATATCATTTCATGTTAAATATTGACTTGTTaactgattaaaaataatctaattcaagtactataaagaaaataatttgtttatttaaaaattcttattcttttcaactgttttatatttaattctctataatcagaattttttccaaatattaacAAACATTGGCATAaaagtgattaaaaaataaatagatattaattatgattcttatctattatctttaaatttaatttaatttaacaattgaatAGAATATCAATTGGTTAtgccaaattttttcttttgtttatttctattatattgttacaatagtacttatttagaaatttatatactaatcttttcttttcaatcctttcaaattaaacctcataattttatttatttataataaaataacttaaaaaagataacttcaacaataaaattgatgtaaaactgattcaaaaaaaaaaacaacaattacAATTGGCACAAGTTGATTCaaagaatgtaataaaattaatttttcatcaaaaataattcaaaaataatcagCAAGATCAAGATTAACTCCTCGAaacattaacaatattttcttcatttttcttaattttcacaGTATCGTcacaaaatcatttattttaaaaatgactcGATCGTTAAACAATCGTTAAACAATCCCATCTTGCAGCGATGGGGGTAAAAACAGCCAATTGAAATAACGAATGACTAAGCGTATATATCCTTGCGTTATAATCGGATCGGATTTGCCACGAGCCACGGTTTTCGTGCGGTTTTCCATCGATATAGTGTccgattaaattttcaccgTATCTTCCTGTTGCTCCAGATCCTCGCATCTATATGGTCGAAATAGATTGCCAGTAACCGACCTCGTCGTTTTATTTCCTCCTCGCATTTTCACTTCGCGTTACCGTGAAAATTCCCggtttttatcgtttttatcgaattttttttatttttattattacttttgttttctttcttttttttttttttttttttttttagtttcgagaaataaattggTACGTTTTGATCGATTATCTGTTTCTTCGATGGATGAAATATGTTCCGAGGATAATTTGAGAACGATAACAGAGAAACATATTGGAATATTCGAGTTTCGGTCAATCTGTATCGAATGTTGAGATCAAAATGTTACGTTCCATACATATTTCGAATCTCGAAGATGCAACACGCGATGTGATGATGTATTAGGATATAATtgcgtatatttatttaaaagataaagattattttattatatttttataattttcattattgaaaaaaattttgatctctTATAAATTGTTCGACTTTTTTTAGGGATACTATAGTTTCAAAGCAGTGATtggcaaataaaataaaatactagtgctttctttttatttatattatttatatttgttataaaaaattctgtgATGAAGAATTcttcaaaagattttaattccttcttttttttttttttacttagaataattttaatttaaaagaaaaaactaaatgtatacatacatattaatattcttaaagagaaatttcaggtttggagaaaattattgttaaaatttttttttattacaaaataaacttataagattttcgatatttattaatacattttttcaataaaaattgtataatttttaaatgtatctaaataatatatttttgctttatatttcataattttctctaAATGATGGGATTTTTtggttttaaatgaaaaaatgaatatatttttaaattatatttccatagcagtttgacaaaatttttttaaaattttcatatactttttctgatattttaaatttaaatttaaacaacattttaattaaatatttctttttactttcaattctatatttcaaattaataaatttagacaaatttaaaattcattgcccgcagcaaaatatttttttcaatttgaaataaaattcgttcaaatttgtcataaatttaacgattatagttttagattaatttgtttttgacATACTTATTctatcaatttgaaaaatgtatttcgattttacgagctaaaaatcaaataatataattaaaagtttaatataattttgcgaatttttaaaattttgaaaatttaaaaaaatttatttaattatatattttttaaaagtaaaaaaaaaaaaacgaaaatataaaaaagaaaaaatcaatcttttgaaagttttagaatgaaatttttttttaaaaatatcgcaaAAGATTTTctcttgcaaaattttaattaaacgatttacgtttttacaaaatacaatttatatttgaataattgttttaatattataaaaaattacatacaaCTTTCTTTTCTATCAGTATTTCagatagattaaattaataacgactgaacaaatgtataaaaaaacaaatatattgttataataaaataatatattagataataaatattaaatatttaaatttataatacagatcactctatttataattctacaaAGTTCTGAAAtgtggaattattaaaaattacaatttatttatttattattataatttaatattatttttcgattaaaatgaaaatatatatcacaatataaattttatattatacatttattataaaaaaaaaattctaaataaaaatttctatagatattattccagattttcgagaaaaacttttatttgaacgaGCTTTATGTCTTAatgatattactatattaaaaattatacatagtgAGATGAAAAGTTTTTCAGAATTTACATTGatcaaaaacattattattaattattaatcatcaattatataatttatcattaaattgatcaattaataattcttatatcctcctaattttaataattttttttatcaagaataattcatgtagattataaaaatcttccaaCAAGAGGATAATCTTAATTGTAatcttaaattgtaaattttatctcgaaataaaagaatacataGTGTATTAAGGATTAAACGGGAAGTTATTATTCAAACTGAGCATTATTATGTCGTCTCACTGGAGAAAATTCTTCACTGAATTCCATCTCGTTTAACAACAATTTCAACCGATTAAACTGAAGGTGCACTAATTACACCGAGCCTCGAAATTCACTGGAATCACCTATAAGAACGATCTTTATGCACGAAAGTGTTCAACCCCATTAACGACTCCAATCTCTTAGCCACGAAGCCCTTTAAGAACTTGATTCGCACAGAGACACTTCATCCATTTTCAGATTACCCTTACAGCATTAATTCACCACCGAATTTCGCCTCACGGATACCCTTAATCGTCTCTTCATCCTCATCGATGTATCAGAAATGTCAATATGATTATCATTGAATAGAGCAATCATCATATCGTTGTGAGAGGTTTGACAATAAAATCTGGAAACTCTGAATTTCACTTTTTGGTATCTTCTTtaagaatatatcaataattttgaaaatgattttctgCAAAATGGCAGCTTGTCATATAGTTAATCAAATTGTCTTTCTTTCAAGAAAGTTTTTGATGAAAGAATGACTGTggtgcaatatatatatatctttcttattcatatttcatcaGTTCACCATTAATCTTTCTCTGTTCCCTAAAAGAGTAAAAAGAAGTATTGAAAGGAAGGCATTTTCATGACATtaacttctttttataataaattttaaaacttatataaaatacatttcatatattaaatatttatataatatatataattggttagaagaatttccaaaaattttgatgGTAAAAGAATCATTTTCTAAACGATTTCTGTTtctgataaaagaattaatgacAAGAAGGAATaagaatgttatattatttgaattcagCAATGAAATGTACAGCATAAAACCTCCATTATCCAAATTGCATCTTATCTCCACTTACAACAAAACAAACATATTgcagagaaaataaaatatcgacgtTGGAaactttcatataatatactcGTGTATTATATGAAACGGGGtcgagaataattaataaattaaaaaaaaaaaaaaagatcaaaagatgaaaaacTTATCTCAACTCCATtgcaaataagaatattattctccACGAAGTATAGAATAATTACATctaaaaaacttatatatccTCTCCTGTTTACCTATCTGCTCGAAATAACAGAGGTTCCTgtcttacatttaataatagcaCACGAGTTctccaattttattatcatatacatatatatacggatCTCCATACAGTATCGATACAGATTAATCGTGTAAAGGAAGGGTGTGTGCTCCTTGCCTCGGAGGGCAGCCAACGCTCTCAGCGATCGTACAATATCACAGCATCTGTGTGTGTTTCTCGTGTGCATAGGTTACTCGGATTGTCACCGGAACTGGGACAACGGGTGCACTTCGCGGAGGGCACGAACTTACGGTGCCGCGAAGATAAGAAATCGCCGACCGATGATGATGAGGAAAGGTTGGCAACAATGGATGGCTCCCTTCCGCCGATTCTCATCTCTCACGATGATACTCGCGCGGAGGGGTTGCGAATGGTGtgaaaataacgaatatattgtataaagtgGTGGAAGAAAAAGGGGTGAATATTGAAAGAAGGAGTGCGAAAGGGATGAAAggtgtttgaaaaaattaggaaaaaaattctgcGTGCGAATATTCGTGGTCGAAGCGAATGGTTAGAGATTGGTTGGGAAAAGGATGAAAGATGGTTATGTAGGGTGcttatctaaataattaaatacagatTTCTTGTCAGAATTATGTGAATGAaagatagtttttatttttaaattaatgttaatatataaattattctatttgtatATCGTATTTAAAGTTCGTTTGAGGATgggttaaagaaatatttttcattttcgtatattggtttgtttaaattattggtcagattatattttatttaaacgtgtgtaatttaatttaaattgactAAGAGAACATTTTatagaagatattatattttctacaattattatttgtagattataatttgaaaatttgaaaaataagtcTTTAGatatgagaataataaaagagttTATACCAGTTTATAGGTATCAACTTATAGATAATaggatttcaaaataaaaaaaatttttattattataagaaaatgctttctctttcttttgatttttaattcgatttttttttgaacgcagatatttaatacttttaaacgtcttattaatttgcaaacaaagtttaaaaatatagttgtcaagataaattagatagagatgaataattaatattcgatattaataaatataataagcaatattatcgtttattttatttgtaaatgaaaaattgcattgtacgtcaatttaaaaaatatattagaaaatgatttatatgtttatcgtaatcatgatataaaataattcttaatttagtataattttttagtatttttttttagatattacaaaattatttttatttaatctcatttattattacaattttcaataatcactttaattttataactttgccaaaatatgtataacttTCAATTTGTAACTTTCTCAactttttaacatataattactCGTCATAAAGGATGTGGCTAAAATAAtcgcataaaattataaaaaatttttatatttttatattttctctttttactctttttatcgaaaaagaagagaatttaattattattattttttttttccaaccatCCTGTATATCTACGCGCACACACGTTGACAATTTTATCCCACGTCACGTAGACCGCAAATAGCGAGCAGAATCGCTTAGATATTCGATTAAGTGCAATTACGAAAGAGGCAGAGGGAAATGATTCACGTGGGGTGGAAACGCTTCACGCTTCTGCAATTTCACCGGTTGCAACGTCATCATGATTGAAACGTTCAGATAAATATCGTGATCGTTGTTTTATCGGGgcaaaaataagagaaaaaaaaaaaaaaaaaaaaaaaaaaaacagaaaaaagtcGCATTTGCGAACAAGGGGTTAGAATTATCGATTGGGGACGAGCAGCCGTTGAAAGATTTTCGGCCGCGATATAAGCGCGGTCAACGAGTGCAGGTTAATTGCGTTGGGATTACTAATAGAGATAAAAACGTTTCGAGTTGATttgaattgtttatatttaagtgAATCATTTTCATGTTTATACATGTATCGAATTAATGGTacgaaagaaattgattttgaatgaaaaaataaattgaaaatgtaataaatattttttttttttagaaaaagaatattttttttaatattaaaattgtcgtttattgaattgtaatttcatgaaattacctcaattaattttcaaaaatattttcataatcgtTTTCAATGattgtaaaacaaaaaaatgtgaatgcatcattttaattgttcaagttaaaaaataacttaattttaaaatagattaatttataaaattcagaaatttctaataaatttctaataaatttattaatacagtgcatggaatatattaatattgaaatatcacaacatctatttaataaaatataacaagatTAAAGTagagtttaaattattaaatatctatctatagaaatctagaattaaaaaaaaattatataatggattaaaagatttcatgtttatatgaaattaaactaaatttaattctaataatagcATATAAAatctgatataaaatatttttcatatttaatgaaaatttcttttaaatatttatttattttttttttcatgcaaCATTTAAACAAACAACTTACAAGCATGAAAATATTGTGTATAACAACACACCTTGTGTGTAATAGTTTACTGTAATGTTTCATGATGATTGAAAGTAGAATAAGATATCAGTGATTACAATGATTCAATCATGAAACTATTTGCAactctaataatatttatgattaaattattccgaGTATGTTAACAATACTAGTTTTAAAAGGAAAGCTTATGCAGCTTtgcctttcttctctttcaatACAATATATGGATATCGTTCCTTATTCTCCacttatgt
This window encodes:
- the LOC100576172 gene encoding uncharacterized protein LOC100576172 isoform X3, producing the protein MADEENKEETDREEDKEGLLGLSPELGQRVHFAEGTNLRCREDKKSPTDDDEERLATMDGSLPPILISHDDTRAEGLRMV
- the LOC100576172 gene encoding uncharacterized protein LOC100576172 isoform X1, coding for MFIDCIPWFSCFKCGSTSPETPKVYGLSFKLLGLSPELGQRVHFAEGTNLRCREDKKSPTDDDEERLATMDGSLPPILISHDDTRAEGLRMV
- the LOC100576172 gene encoding uncharacterized protein LOC100576172 isoform X2, producing MEIARGFYCMHMNSNQFLEWETVHGLLGLSPELGQRVHFAEGTNLRCREDKKSPTDDDEERLATMDGSLPPILISHDDTRAEGLRMV